In a genomic window of Salvia splendens isolate huo1 unplaced genomic scaffold, SspV2 ctg989, whole genome shotgun sequence:
- the LOC121791989 gene encoding centrosome-associated protein CEP250-like, with protein MAKKKASNANNVKQDETVISQSMDSPPPSSVDSEKLESLKSLNQMLLKEAVERRQQVDSLLQSKGSLETELNQSNSEKEALGSDLARLVDRVAELEVERRVVAVYVGVQVGVKGEEFVREMKGLEMELREKEREVEERASAITRLNGALSESEEALGAEREASKRVRVERDVFEAKLNRQINEGLGLRANLAELSEKIRDFEREIGESRSAYNALVSEKEGMATRIKLLIEEKDLSVRDLMESNKLMEKMKDEINVIVREKEEVEKEKNGEIGKRQELENVVTGINEMVAGLKKEEAKLLKMVAELDKKCAEGETKLSEMWKDTDRLVGEVKLSEKRYKELAAEKGVIENELNDARKNLAERSHELEGLANEKIAILEEKSSVEGQVRELGSHVDELGASLVKLEGSNVTYADKIRSLESEVGEYKSKLEKVYVEREGVERCLGEEKQNALKLKAKIKEMEKKIEESHRASGEVKTEKAAILSEKVELESQCGMLREEIASLQETIAKLQAEFDSMKSKAEIAGANSELVLNMLKGTSAFCSKEKCEGEVGNVHVNGEALKVHAVEMETIKNAFKSKAAKVEEMNRQLEVLRSSVMDEQKKKSFWTMLSSATTLLAALSLAYVARGH; from the coding sequence ATGGCGAAGAAGAAAGCATCCAATGCCAACAACGTCAAGCAGGACGAAACGGTGATATCGCAATCCATGGACTCGCCGCCGCCGTCTTCCGTTGATTCGGAGAAGCTCGAGAGCCTCAAGTCGCTGAATCAGATGCTGCTCAAGGAGGCGGTCGAGCGCCGCCAGCAGGTGGACTCCCTTCTCCAGTCCAAAGGCTCTCTGGAGACGGAGCTGAATCAGTCGAACTCGGAGAAGGAGGCTTTGGGATCCGACTTGGCTCGGCTTGTCGACCGGGTGGCGGAGCTCGAAGTTGAGAGGAGAGTTGTGGCAGTTTATGTAGGTGTTCAGGTTGGTGTGAAAGGAGAGGAGTTTGTTAGGGAAATGAAGGGGTTGGAGATGGAAttgagagagaaggagagagaggTCGAGGAGAGAGCGAGTGCGATTACGAGGCTGAATGGAGCGTTGAGTGAGAGTGAAGAGGCGTTGGGGGCTGAGAGAGAGGCTTCGAAGCGAGTACGCGTGGAGAGGGATGTTTTTGAAGCTAAGCTGAATCGGCAAATTAATGAGGGTTTAGGGTTGAGGGCGAATCTGGCTGAATTGAGTGAAAAAATTAGGGATTTCGAAAGGGAGATTGGAGAGTCACGATCTGCCTACAATGCTCTAGTGAGTGAGAAAGAAGGAATGGCAACACGGATCAAGTTGCTGATAGAAGAGAAAGATTTGTCGGTGAGGGATTTGATGGAGTCGAATAAGCTTatggagaagatgaaggatgAAATCAATGTGATTGTTAGGGAAAAAGAAGAGGTTGAGAAGGAGAAGAATGGGGAGATTGGCAAAAGACAAGAGTTGGAGAATGTTGTGACCGGAATCAACGAGATGGTGGCTGGCTTGAAGAAAGAAGAGGCAAAGCTGCTGAAGATGGTGGCTGAATTGGATAAGAAGTGTGCTGAGGGTGAGACGAAGCTTAGTGAGATGTGGAAGGATACTGATCGATTGGTTGGGGAGGTGAAGTTGAGTGAGAAGAGGTATAAGGAGTTGGCTGCTGAGAAAGGTGTAATTGAAAATGAATTGAATGATGCGCGTAAGAATTTAGCTGAGAGGAGTCATGAATTGGAGGGCTTGGCTAATGAGAAGATTGCGATTTTGGAGGAAAAAAGTAGCGTGGAGGGCCAAGTTAGAGAGTTGGGAAGCCATGTTGATGAACTTGGGGCTTCTCTTGTTAAGTTGGAGGGATCAAATGTGACTTATGCTGACAAGATCAGGAGCTTAGAATCTGAAGTTGGTGAGTATAAGAGTAAACTTGAGAAGGTTTATGTTGAAAGGGAAGGAGTGGAGCGTTGTCTCGGTGAGGAGAAGCAGAATGCTCTGAAATTGAAGGCTAAGATTAAAGAAATGGAGAAAAAAATCGAGGAAAGCCACAGGGCTAGTGGGGAGGTGAAGACAGAGAAGGCTGCAATCCTGAGTGAGAAAGTGGAGTTGGAGAGCCAATGTGGAATGCTGAGGGAGGAGATTGCTTCTCTGCAAGAAACCATTGCTAAATTGCAGGCTGAATTTGATTCAATGAAGAGTAAGGCAGAGATAGCAGGTGCCAACTCAGAGCTAGTGCTGAATATGCTGAAGGGTACATCCGCTTTCTGCTCTAAAGAGAAGTGTGAGGGCGAAGTTGGCAACGTGCACGTTAATGGTGAGGCGCTGAAGGTACACGCAGTGGAAATGGAGACCATAAAGAATGCTTTCAAGAGCAAAGCTGCTAAGGTGGAGgagatgaataggcagttggagGTGCTGCGGAGCAGTGTGATGGACGAGCAGAAGAAGAAGAGCTTTTGGACTATGTTGTCATCGGCCACCACGCTCTTGGCTGCATTGTCCCTTGCATATGTTGCTCGTGGCCATTGA
- the LOC121791985 gene encoding uncharacterized protein LOC121791985, whose protein sequence is MAASALALLLLFSLLAASSARPCKTIFYFSATTTTTTTYYPFQSHLANPNPHSALRRLNPRYVTFIFTSTAPKPFSGHRPSLNFKSDPSSDANSHSSPAMTSSVFFPLKFYSSVSSSIRDRAADIMSVVGALLFGVGCGALTGAVMYFLYALFSPGRFDFDDVSDDEDDDDVADIKRKLGYVSIPAVTTDDLKKPALPAKEVV, encoded by the coding sequence GCAGCCTCAGCTCTAGCGTTGCTTCTCCTCTTCTCCCTCCTCGCAGCCTCCTCCGCCCGCCCCTGCAAAACCATTTTCTATTTCTCCGCCACAacgaccaccaccaccacctatTACCCTTTCCAGTCCCACCTAGCAAACCCTAACCCCCATTCCGCCCTCCGCCGCCTCAATCCCCGCTATGTCACCTTCATCTTCACCTCCACCGCCCCCAAACCCTTCTCCGGCCACCGCCCCTCACTCAATTTCAAATCCGATCCCTCCTCCGACGCCAATTCTCACTCATCTCCAGCGATGACGTCATCCGTTTTTTTCCCTCTCAAATTCTATTCCTCCGTCTCCAGCTCAATCCGCGACCGGGCCGCTGATATCATGAGCGTCGTCGGCGCGCTGCTCTTCGGCGTCGGCTGCGGGGCCCTCACCGGGGCAGTGATGTACTTCTTGTACGCCCTCTTCTCCCCCGGCCGATTCGATTTCGACGATGTTTCCGACGATGAGGATGACGACGACGTCGCCGATATCAAGAGGAAATTAGGGTACGTGTCGATCCCTGCGGTGACCACCGATGATCTCAAGAAACCTGCGCTGCCTGCCAAGGAGGTGGTTTGA